A genomic stretch from Arachis stenosperma cultivar V10309 chromosome 3, arast.V10309.gnm1.PFL2, whole genome shotgun sequence includes:
- the LOC130967246 gene encoding uncharacterized protein LOC130967246, giving the protein MASEESFLVLVHYRGSIKRKTRSGVKFTDKDPLCIIVTPTTTYDALVSSVLEKLGLEGVKRVKKFFYRIPTAVLHDTMKFDCSTIGSDEDLQVMFLCRRQFPEVRTPELLAKLVDVVSSSGGSNRNANTIAAVAGSSSRPAVASSSAPVYEPPMQPVASPSFAVDLSGNVGDEVRYGHIPTEVHCPTPAGVGDGLFDDPDDDDVEPDMIADESGDDVGTSVPRRATGGSSSGTQQYPPHFPSLDLDAMRQDENALQPSGFGARDTEGSAGMNEFQVGQQFQDKDEALLSVKTYNIRRGVQYKVVESDYRRYVGKCFEFGNGCT; this is encoded by the coding sequence atggctagtgaggagagtttCCTAGTTCTGGTACATTACAGAGGGTCGATTAAGAGAAAAACTCGGTCCGGCGTGAAGTTCACTGATAAGGATCCCCTATGTATTATCGTGACGCCAACAACCACCTACGATGCTCTTGTTAGCTCTGTGCTGGAGAAGCTTGGTCTTGAAGGAGTTAAAAGGGTCAAGAAATTTTTCTACCGCATTCCAACAGCGGTGCTCCATGACACCATGAAGTTTGATTGTTCCACAATCGGTAGTGACGAGGACTTGCAGGTTATGTTTCTTTGTCGTAGGCAGTTTCCCGAGGTAAGGACACCAGAGTTGTTGGCAAAGTTGGTTGATGTGGTATCTAGCTCGGGTGGTTCGAACCGGAATGCCAATACTATAGCCGCGGTTGCCGGCTCGAGCTCGAGACCTGCTGTTGCTTCATCCTCTGCTCCTGTGTATGAGCCACCGATGCAGCCTGTTGCGTCCCCTTCGTTTGCCGTTGATCTGAGCGGCAATGTTGGAGACGAGGTTCGGTATGGGCATATTCCCACCGAGGTACATTGTCCCACACCGGCTGGTGTTGGTGATGGTTTGTTTGATGATCCAGATGACGATGACGTGGAGCCGGATATGATCGCTGATGAAAGCGGCGATGATGTTGGAACTAGTGTTCCGAGAAGGGCTACAGGTGGATCTAGTTCTGGCACACAGCAGTATCCACCCCATTTTCCCTCGTTGGACCTGGATGCCATGCGGCAGGACGAAAATGCTCTGCAGCCCTCAGGATTTGGCGCTAGAGATACCGAGGGGTCTGCCGGTATGAACGAGTTCCAGGTTGGCCAACAATTTCAGGATAAAGATGAGGCGCTGTTGAGTGTGAAGACGTACAATATCCGCCGAGGGGTCCAGTACAAGGTCGTTGAGTCTGACTACCGCAGGTATGTGGGAAAGTGTTTTGAGTTTGGGAATGGGTGCACATAG
- the LOC130967871 gene encoding probable protein phosphatase 2C 9 isoform X2, which produces MDSLCCFSSVRGVVGGHSSSNSGKGKSHQSTTKYGYSLVKGKANHPMEDYHVAKFVQFKGQELGLFAIYDGHLGDSVPAYLQKHLFSNILDEKDFWEDPFMSISKAYETTDQAILSHSPDLGRGGSTAVTAILINSQKLWVANVGDSRAVLSRGGVAVQMTTDHEPNTERGSIENRGGFVSNMPGDVARVNGQLAVSRAFGDRNLKTHLRSDPDIQ; this is translated from the exons ATGGATAGTCTCTGTTGCTTCAGCTCTGTTAGAGGG GTGGTTGGAGGGCATTCTTCAAGTAACTCTGGAAAGGGCAAGAGCCATCAGTCTACAACCAAGTATGGCTATAGCCTTGTTAAAGGGAAAGCAAACCACCCGATGGAGGACTATCATGTAGCGAAATTTGTCCAGTTCAAGGGGCAAGAGCTGGGACTTTTTGCTATATATGATGGACACTTGGGAGATAGCGTACCAGCATATTTACAAAAgcatcttttttcaaatatcttGGATGAA AAGGACTTTTGGGAAGATCCGTTCATGTCTATTTCTAAAGCTTATGAGACAACAGATCAAGCAATTCTTTCTCACAGTCCTGATTTGGGACGAGGAGGGTCAACTGCTGTGACTGCAATTCTTATAAATAGTCAGAAATTATGGGTAGCCAACGTTGGAGATTCACGAGCAGTTCTGTCAAGGGGAGGGGTGGCTGTACAGATGACTACTGACCATGAACCTAATACTGAGCGGGGCAGCATTGAGAACAGAGGTGGCTTTGTCTCAAACATGCCAG gagatgttgcaagGGTGAATGGGCAGCTTGCAGTTTCGCGAGCATTTGGAGACAGAAACCTCAAAACACATCTGCGATCGGATCCTGACATCCA
- the LOC130967245 gene encoding uncharacterized protein LOC130967245 — translation MVRADAAVNIKVLQNATAAHFGFRPTYMRVWMAKQKAVAIIYGDWDESYNELPRWVLGVQLTMPGTVAVLRTCPVRVGGQVDESQVYFHRLFWTFPPCIQAFRHCKPLVSIDGTHLYGKYGGTLLVAIAQDGNSNILPVAFALVEGENAESWSFFLSHLREHVTPQPGLLAISDRHNGIKAALEAPDGGWLPPAAYQAFYIRHVAANFALTFKGKDARRLLVNAAYAKTEVEFDYWFDILRSENPAMCDWANRIEYSLWTQYCDEGRRFGHMTTNISECVNSILKGVRNLPVCSLVKATYGRLAELFVRKGREAEAQMGTGQQFSQYLVKCIEANLKTARCFTVTVYDRDNSEYTVAETTSTGSFSLGTYRVSLGSKTCDCGYFQALHFPCPHALACCAYSRLTWQPYVHEVYRLSFVFGVYQMGFTPPIPEGFWPPYAGPTVIPDPNMRRAREGHPRSTRIRTNMNEADPNRPKRCGLCRQPGHTRRSCPQAAGPSRTAGNQ, via the coding sequence ATGGTTAGGGCTGATGCAGCTGTGAACATCAAGGTGCTTCAAAATGCCACGGCCGCACACTTTGGGTTCAGGCCAACGTACATGAGGGTATGGATGGCGAAGCAGAAGGCCGTTGCCATCATATATGGGGACTGGGACGAGTCGTACAATGAGCTCCCTAGGTGGGTTTTAGGAGTTCAGCTGACGATGCCTGGCACTGTAGCCGTCCTCAGGACTTGCCCTGTTCGAGTTGGGGGACAGGTTGACGAGTCTCAGGTTTATTTTCATAGGCTGTTCTGGACTTTCCCCCCTTGTATCCAGGCATTCCGTCATTGCAAGCCTTTGGTGAGTATTGATGGCACCCATCTATATGGGAAGTATGGGGGAACATTGCTAGTCGCCATTGCACAGGACGGAAACTCGAACATCCTCCCCGTGGCATTTGCACTAGTTGAGGGTGAGAATGCTGAGTCAtggtctttctttctttcccacCTCCGTGAGCACGTGACACCTCAGCCGGGTCTGTTAGctatttcagataggcataacGGCATCAAGGCAGCCCTCGAGGCTCCGGATGGGGGATGGCTACCCCCGGCTGCGTACCAGGCGTTCTACATTCGACACGTTGCAGCGAATTTTGCCTTGACGTTCAAGGGAAAAGATGCCCGGAGGCTTCTTGTTAACGCCGCATATGCCAAGACCGAAGTGGAGTTCGACTACTGGTTTGACATTCTGCGCTCTGAGAATCCGGCAATGTGTGACTGGGCGAACCGAATCGAGTATTCGTTGTGGACACAGTACTGTGATGAGGGTCGGAGATTTGGGCACATGACGACCAATATTTCGGAATGTGTCAACTCAATCCTGAAGGGGGTAAGAAACCTCCCTGTTTGCTCGCTGGTGAAGGCCACATACGGAAGGCTAGCTGAGCTATTTGTCCGTAAGGGTAGGGAGGCCGAGGCTCAGATGGGTACTGGACAACAATTCAGTCAATACCTAGTAAAGTGTATCGAGGCCAACCTGAAGACAGCCAGGTGCTTCACGGTGACTGTTTATGACAGGGATAACTCGGAGTACACCGTTGCTGAGACGACTTCGACAGGTTCATTCTCTCTTGGTACGTACAGGGTCTCATTAGGGTCTAAGACTTGTGATTGTGGATACTTCCAAGCACTTCATTTTCCCTGTCCGCACGCACTGGCATGCTGTGCTTATTCACGACTTACATGGCAGCCTTACGTCCACGAGGTCTATCGCCTGAGTTTCGTTTTCGGTGTCTATCAGATGGGATTTACACCTCCCATTCCAGAGGGTTTCTGGCCACCTTATGCCGGGCCTACCGTTATACCGGATCCGAATATGAGGCGTGCGAGGGAGGGTCATCCTAGATCCACAAGAATTCGCACCAACATGAATGAAGCAGATCCGAACCGGCCAAAGAGATGTGGCCTCTGCAGGCAGCCAGGTCACACCAGGCGTAGTTGTCCACAAGCCGCAGGCCCCAGCAGGACTGCTGGAAATCAATAG